From one Humulus lupulus chromosome 8, drHumLupu1.1, whole genome shotgun sequence genomic stretch:
- the LOC133794592 gene encoding auxin-responsive protein SAUR78-like, with product MAKVGKLGGKLKSAIKRWPSLTKFSRVSSNGSISSPYHPNDDHHQISNDVVHGHQNNHGDQPHAVYVGKSRRRYLVSSEVVEHPLFQELIDKSASGYCECEDGGISVACEVVLFEHLLWMLDNAEAQLGSMDELVEFYTC from the coding sequence ATGGCAAAAGTTGGAAAGCTAGGAGGGAAGTTGAAGTCAGCCATAAAGAGATGGCCGTCCTTGACCAAATTCAGCCGCGTCAGCAGCAATGGCAGCATCTCATCACCGTATCACCCTAATGATGATCACCACCAGATCTCAAACGACGTCGTTCATGGTCATCAGAACAATCACGGCGATCAGCCTCATGCCGTGTACGTGGGCAAGTCTAGGCGGCGGTACTTGGTGAGCTCGGAAGTGGTGGAGCATCCTCTGTTTCAGGAGCTAATAGACAAGTCGGCCTCTGGCTACTGTGAATGTGAAGACGGCGGAATCTCTGTGGCTTGCGAGGTTGTGCTGTTTGAGCACTTGCTTTGGATGTTGGACAACGCCGAGGCTCAGTTGGGCTCCATGGACGAGCTTGTTGAGTTCTATACTTGCTGA
- the LOC133795017 gene encoding uncharacterized mitochondrial protein AtMg00810-like: protein MHQPPGFKDISSPHLVCKLHKALYGLRQAPRAWFDKLKSALLSLGFTSARADTSLFLRITPQHTCFVLVYVDDILVTGSTTAAISTLISQLDTSFALKDLGNINYFLGIQVEHTDTGLHLCQKKYITDLLCRAKMQFANCLNTLTTSGEKLYGFGSDPVAEPHFYRSLVGALQYATITRPEITYAVNRVSQFMQNPLQSHFKVVKKILRYLKGTLDYGLHLSRCSQLPLTGFCDMDWASDPDDRRSTTGFCIFLGANLVSWASKKQRTVSRSSTESEYRSLANTTVELVWIQSLLAELQVPQTHTPTIWCDNKSTVLMSQNPVLHARTKHIELDLYFVREKIINGQLNVRHTPALHQIVDVLTKALSSTRFLLLRDKLSVISLSTLSLRGGVRDSL, encoded by the coding sequence ATGCATCAACCACCTGGATTCAAGGATATTTCTTCACCTCATCTTGTGTGTAAACTTCATAAGGCTCTGTATGGATTGCGCCAAGCCCCAAGGGCCTGGTTTGATAAACTTAAATCTGCTCTTTTATCTCTTGGTTTTACTAGTGCACGTGCTGATACATCTTTATTTTTACGCATCACTCCTCAACATACTTGTTTTGTTcttgtgtatgttgatgacatccttGTAACAGGAAGCACTACAGCAGCTATTTCTACTCTCATCTCTCAACTTGATACATCCTTTGCTCTTAAAGATCTAGGTAATATCAATTACTTTCTTGGCATCCAAGTTGAGCACACTGACACTGGACTTCATCTCTGCCAGAAAAAGTATATCACTGATCTTCTTTGTCGTGCCAAAATGCAATTTGCAAACTGCCTCAACACTCTTACGACTTCTGGTGAAAAACTTTATGGTTTTGGAAGTGACCCTGTTGCAGAACCTCATTTTTATAGAAGTCTTGTTGGGGCTCTTCAGTATGCTACAATAACCAGGCCCGAGATTACTTATGCTGTCAATCGTGTATCTCAATTTATGCAAAATCCGCTTCAAAGTCATTTCAAAGTTGTCAAGAAAATATTGCGTTATCTCAAAGGTACTTTGGATTATGGTTTGCATCTGTCACGATGTTCTCAGCTTCCTCTTACTGGTTTTTGTGACATGGATTGGGCTTCAGACCCTGATGATCGACGAAGCACTACTGGTTTTTGCATTTTCCTTGGTGCTAACTTAGTTTCTTGGGCTTCAAAGAAGCAAAGGACTGTCTCCAGATCTAGTACTGAGTCTGAGTACCGTAGTCTTGCTAACACTACAGTTGAATTGGTTTGGATCCAATCCTTACTTGCTGAACTTCAAGTCCCTCAAACACACACTCCCACGATCTGGTGCGACAACAAGAGTACTGTCTTGATGTCTCAGAATCCTGTTCTTCATGCTAGGACGAAACACATTGAGTTAGACCTGTATTTTGTTCGAGAAAAAATTATCAATGGTCAGCTCAATGTTCGACATACCCCTGCTCTCCATCAGATTGTCGATGTCTTGACGAAAGCCTTATCAAGCACCCGTTTCTTACTTCTTCGAGACAAACTTAGTGTGATCTCACTATCCACCCTAAGTTTGAGGGGGGGTGTTAGAGACTCTTTATAA